The genomic stretch TCTAGTTGCAGATCACACCGAAACTACTGGTGGAACTTTACTGGTTATAGAAGTTTGGAAATTatgctctttctttttgctgttttaataatattcATAAGGAAGTTTAGAGTACTGACAAAATGACCAGCTATGCacttttttattgcagtattttgaatacgttcttgttaaaacattttctCAATTTGTATTCCAGGAAAGCGATCAACCCAAACTAGCttgaatttatatttattaaactgttctagaTTGTCTGTATGAAAAAGAATATGCAACAATTTGTTCATTTGAAttttagattatatataaaatcatattcgCCAGCCTTGTTTCAGCGaacattttcagaaaatattttagATGTTTCTTGATGTTGCTCAATAGCTGCATATTGGTCACTCTGTCCACTCTGCGGTTTAGCTTAGTTTTGCTTATGAAGTCAAACGGAAATCTTTGCCTCTCATTACTGGACATTTCACAGCCAAGTGTCACGTAGCGTAACCACAAAGAAGTGTCACGTAGAGTTACCGCATCAACAAAGTGATTTGGACAGAAAATTCAAAAGCTAAACCATACAGGGCTGGGAATTGATAAGAAACGTGTCTATTGCAGTACAAAACGGACACGAGGAACTagtggcggctggtggccaaaatttttgggtgttcacacctcagatgtaGCTGACGGGGTGGGGTCTGTGGGGGTGGTGACCTCAGTGGTAGATGCTCTATCTAGTGCatctgtttcttgctggaagcgatacaaaaagtttgctctgcaatgtcttatcgtggcaaacttttcaattactttattaataaagtcaggaatgtcagtcGTCTTGTCTTTTTCGATTGATaacatggctaaagcatttaatcattcagttttcatactgtttctcaagAAGGTTTTTATCCGTTTGTGTTGAGAAGCACCTTTCAGCCTCTGGTGTAGTCATTGGAGTGGTAATAACTatcttcagtagttttgtaatctccggaaatgttttgtccaagttgttatatatcatcagttcaagcatacttaatgcattttcagcacttttaaaatctttagtttCATACACTGTTTGTAAGTCAATGCATAAAGAGGTCTTTCCAAGCATTGGATATGCTTGAACTGTTTCTTCTAGTACACTGTCTGGGAAAGCTACCTGATACTCATCAAAATGATCACTGCAGCAATTTTGCAGCAACAAGGTGCTTTCATTAAGGCAAACCGTTCCTTGGCATGAGAGATTATGATGTCACAAATTTTCAAGGCAGCTGTGTCACAATCTTCAGTGGTATTTGGGCCTCTTCTTTTTCACATTGGTGGCAGGTTCTCAGGGAGGCTGGATTCTAGTGTTCCAACAGATGCTCGGATGTCCTGAATGCTTTCAACAAATTGACTGACTGCTGCAACAGATGTGATACTTATTGCCTGAAGTTTCCCATAAAAAAATATCCACTTTCAGCATTATCTTTTGGAACAAGTACAGGGAGTACAGAAAATCTCTGTCATTGAGGCTATggcaaaaaaacatttgcttgtcTAACTGTGATGCAGTCAAAGTTTCCTGAATTGCTTATTGTTTGAGAACACTCACTGTCCTCACTGCTCAACTACGAAAATTCCACCTGGTTTGAGGAGCAGTTGGAAGTCTTTTCTTTATGACTTCATCCAAAACAGCAGTTTTCTTTGGAGAGCGagagaaaaatgttgaaaaaccaGAGACGGTCTGAAAAAAAATTTGAGCCTCTGAAACTTGACTTGCTGCTTGACCCATTATTAGATTTAGTTGATGGGcatagcaatggacataatgtgcatttggatatttgtcccttaCAAACTTCTGGACCCCACCAGTCTCGCCACGCATTACACTAGCTCCATCATAgctctgtgcaattattttagccttttcactttcttctgtgaaTATGGCATCTAGCTGTTGCATAATGGCAGTGGAAATAGCTTCAGCATTTCCATGTTTCAACTCAATGAATCCAAAAAAATGCTCAACAACACGTCCAGTTTTGGGAACAATGTACCTAAAAACTAGTACACTTTGGGAAATATTTATAATGTCACTGGTTTCATCCACTTGAATAGCAACACAAtcagtctgtttcagttctttcacaatattttccctgcaaacctctaacatgcagcctagaagttcattttgaacagtctttgaggtgcctttaaagactgtggccatcttcaagtgtgtttccatggcctggtcaatctttgaaacaaaatctaccaGTCCAAGAAAGACACCAGGATTAGATGATGATGATATTTCATCATGACCTCGTAGGGCCAATTCAAAAGCTCCACAAAACTTTATGCACTCAATGATGCATGTAAGTATGTGTCGGTTTTTAGACACGTCTTCATTGTGCTTCTTTATGGTGTTTCGGTAagttggacagcaatattcactcTACCTAACACACCTAGacgcatttcacatgttttatgaactctAGAAACCTCATGCTTCATTGATTTGGAGGACAGATGTTGCAGGTTTGTAACATCTCACGAGACCTCAAGCCAAATGTATctttcactcaggccctgagtGCCCTCCACAGTCATCGAGACATGAGcacccttcacagttcataaatcatcatcattcattcattgccattcattcacagcggattctccgtgctgaattgCTGTATTAGTAAGACTCGTATTTTAGTATAAGTCACAAGAAGTTATCAATACAGCCAGCAATGCTTTACCTGGGTGAGTGTGCcctgacatgttttatttgttatgtagGCGTGTGCTTGGCAGATGATGATATGACTACGATGGACAAAATTGCGGGATACCAATGAATACCAGAGTATGTGTTTCAGCGtgactatcacacacacacatggtgatGATAGTATTTCTGAGTGCGCATTAACAAAATGAGTGTTTTGCAAAGCCCAGTAAACGCACGGTGTAATAAGCTTGGGGAAAGTAGGGTCAACAACATATGTCCTGTGtgatttaaaaaggcaaacacaagatgtatttattgttataaatcTAGTTAAGGATTCATCACAATTCCAGTTCATCTTGTCCGATGCACAGATGTCATCCCTGCATTGAGCATACAGTACAGCTCAATTTGAAAGTTAAAATATCAacactgttttctgtttcatGGTAGTTCCTGGCTACATTATCAGgtttcatgattttaaataagCTCATGCCATTATGTTTTATATCCATAATCAATAAGATACCCATATGGAAAATGGAGTTCATCCTTTTGTTTCATATTTAAGCCCATGCCCCATTCTCCATGCATAGGGGCAAATAGGTTATAAATCAACATTACTGTACAACAGCATGGACATTTACGCTAAAGCCTTGCAAGTGGATCTCTGTGTTGCTCCTTCTGCAGCTCTTTTCTACCTGCAAGCACACCCTCTATAAACTGAGGTGTGCCATTATACAGCCACTGTCCTGTAGCATGGCTATTGACTGTGCAGGGAACTTGCATACAtgtttcccttataaaagatgatgtgttttaatatttttttacctttcacTGATGCTGACTGAAGAAGTGCATAGCGAAGGCAAAGTGAATACTTAGCTCTGCACCCTTCAGAGTCTACACAGGGATCATTAAAGCATGTAAAGGCTGTTTAGGCTGTAACTATGCTATATCAGAGGCATAGCAAAACTAACAGCTGCCGCTGCTACCTCTGATCCTGATACACACTCAAGTCTAACCTGAGGTTATTATAAAGGACAACATATACAATACGATGCTTTATTTTGCCAGGGTCAAGTACAGGACATCCTGTGCTTAACGGTCAGTTTGATAAACATGGGACTTGAAGCCTTGAAGACTAGAAGTCTTTGCAATAAAGCAATATCTAGCGACAATCACGCAATGTGACATGTCAGGTGGAGGTATTCACACTGTTTTAATCTTACAATACCTATGGAAGGCTGATCCTCTCAAAGTGTATGGTGTGCTGTCCCTTTGCAAAgtccctctgactcatggagttTTATAATGAAGGGCTTGTGGTGATCTCAGGGTATAGTTACAGTTCATCTTGAGTAGGCAATTcaagttttggggggggggtaccaGCGCATCAGCAACTCCTTTAAGAGTCAGAGTATAAATGTGTGGAGTCTGTGCAGTTTCAGAGCACTAGTGTTGGCATCACACCTGTGTGGAACTACAAGATGAACTCCACAGCAATCGTCATCCTCCTCGGTCTGGCTTCACAGACAGGCACACTTCCACTTCAGGTACACGCTGTTGATCACATCAGGGCTACAGATTGTTAATGCAGGTACTGTATCATTACTAACATATGTCTCTCTCTTTAAGAATTCTTCTGCACTGAATGAAGAATCCACAAGATTTAAAAGAGCCTTCTCAGGTAACcagaaaatataaatcttgtcaaCTTTATTCTGTTAGTTGTGTGCTTACATTGCCTGATTAAACTACTTTATAAGAAGTAATACTTCAAGTTGCTTCTCAATCTAATTATACAGTGTTGTACTATTATACTCCTATAATTCAATGTAGAATATTACAGATTATGAACTATTTATTCAGCAAGACTGTATAATTCAGTAATTAAGTTTGAACTGACCATTTTCTATAGAATATATAGCTGATTAAttagaataaaacattaattcatGAAACATTCTACGCTTTCTCTAATTTCTTATGCTTGAATATATCCCCCTTTATAACgttgtagtcaggagccatagttaacaGACCGTactgtttgtgttccaccttgtaacgagaatactagtgtaAGTATACTGGCAttgtggggcaaatgggagccacgcccgtaccgccttataacctgtaAAATGGGTCACCTTACACAGGGggagcagtgtctgtgtgtgtgtttatatatatatatatatatatatatatatatatatatatatatatatatatatatatatatatatatatatataatatatatgaaccACCTTTCCTTTCCTAACCAAGTAATTTTCTTAACAATGGTTACTAAAGGGTGGTCAATGTTAGTTTTAGACTGAATGAGataaaatactaaatgaaacaaTGTTTAGATTGATGTATGTAAAATGACTAAATTTCAGTAGGCCataaaagcaaaattatttcTCACTAATGATATTTCACCAAGTTGTCAAAATAGCATTCGGTGCTTTTCTCAGatagacacacactgacagaatTCTGTTTGCAGATGAGCGAATGGCATTGGAGGACAGGACTGCAATGGACAAAATCCTGGAGCTGAATGAATACGAGTGTAAGGGTCCCACTGCAAATAGGGTGAAGCATCGTATGAGACCGGCAGGgctctcttcacaaagccttagagacagaCAGGGCtttcttcacaaagccttagagacagaCAGGGCTTTCTTCACAAAGCTTTAGAGACAGACAGGGATCTCTTCACAAAGAGACAGACAGGACTCTCTTCACAAAGAGACAGGCAGGactctcttcacaaagccttagagacaggcaggactctcttcacaaagccttagagacagacaggactctcttcacaaagagacaggcaggactctcttcacaaagccttagagacaggcaggactctcttcacaaagccttagagacaggcaggactttcttcacaaagccttagggACAGGCAGGAcactcttcacaaagccttagagacaggcaggactttcttcacaaagccttagagacagcCAGGAcactcttcacaaagccttagagacaggaaggactctcttcacaaagccttagagacaggaaggactctcttcacaaagccttagagacaggcagaactttcttcacaaagccttagagacaggcTGGACTCTCTTCACAAAGAGACAGGCAGGactctcttcacaaagccttagagacaggcaggactctcttcacaaagccttagagacaggcaggactctcttcacaaagccttagagacaggcaggactttcttcacaaagccttagagacaggcaGGACACTCTTCACAAAGCCTTGGAGACAGGCAGGACtttcttcacaaagccttagagacagcCAGGAcactcttcacaaagccttagagacaggaaggactctcttcacaaagccttagagacaggaaggacactcttcacaaagccttagagacaggcaGGACTTTCTTCACAATGCCTTAGAGACAGCCAGGACACTCTTCACAATGCCTTAGAGACAGGAAGGactctcttcacaaagccttagagacaggaGTTATTAAAGAATGTTCTTCAAAGTCaacttttagaaataaaatgaagaacCCAACAACAGTGTACAAAatattcatgaatatcaaactatcAAATGCAACATGTTGAACTTTACGAACGGGCTGTTGTGCAGCTTACTGtatttgggttttgttttcttaaagtttTGTAGTTATGTGTTGGAGTTTTAATGGTAGTTATTAATATTAGTTCTATGATCTTAAAACGCACGTATTTCAATAAATACGGACACGTTATCAAACTAaaacatgcattaaaataatgatgatcattttaatttggatCTGGCTGAAACTAAAAGCGAAAGGGTtagttgtatcagaaaactgcagCCACAATtaagagctgcaaacaacactgaCTTGTTGTTCTGAAATAACCCTGTGCTCTCGTTGCATTCCAGTGACTAGCAATCCAGCAGGTCTAACTTTCACAGAGGGCGACATTGTAGTCCCAAACAAAAGAAGCGCCATTACTTGTACTGGAAACAGCTGTTTGTGGCCGAAATCTGTCGACGGTTTTGTATATGTTCCGTACATAATATCACCACAGTACAGTGAGTATACTGAACACTATTTCATATCAGGCTTTTTCCCTGACCGCACACCAGCTCAGCACTAAAACactttgttttactatttatCTTGCAGACAATAGGGACAGAATTACAATTGAAATTGGAATGCAGGATATCTCTACTGGTACCTGTATCAGGTTTGTCCCACGCACGCACCAGGCCGATTATCTTGACATCCAACCAAGATTTGGgtgagtccttttcttcagaacTTCAGCAGAACCAAAAATGGAGCTTGCCTGGACTATCCCTCTAGCCAGTTACAGTACTGTGataaagtatttgccccctgtctgattttctgcatttttgcacatttttcacattaaatttggtcagatctttttatgggttgtaatagtatatagaggaagtctgagagaaaaaaatgacaccagtttggtgcttctttcatttgtttggtgtgcaaggtaagcAAACATGCAATcatcaggtgtgaaaaagttattgccccccaaGTTAACTCAAccaaattaaagggataattagggtcagctgtttgaatacattggttaacaatcaggcctgatttgggccagccctgcccaatacaaatctgactaactttggcccttgccatcagagtgaagttgtcagcacacagaggCACagcatgccatgatcaaaagaaattcctgaagacctctggaaaaaagttgttgatgcctattagtctggaaagggttacaaagccatttctaagtctCTGGGGCTCTACCataccacagtcagagccatattgtccaaatggagaaagtttgggacagtagtgaatcttcccaggagtggccgtcctgccaaaatctctccaagagcaaggcgtaaaatcgtccaggaagtcacaaagaaccctagaacaacatccagggatctgcaggcctctctcaccttgacTAAGGTCAGTGCTCATGActctaccatcagaaagacactgagcaaaaatgggattcatggcagagtagcaaggcggaaaccactgctcactaagaagaacatgaataaTCGtcttaagtttgccaaaaagcacctggatgatcctcaagagttctggaacaaagtTCTATGGACAGAtcagtcaaaagtggaactttttggccaaaatggtccctgttatgtttggcgaaaatcaaacactgcattccacagtaagaacctcataccaatggtcaagcatggtggtggtggtgtcatgatttggggattctttgctgcatcaggacctggatgacttgccatcattgaaggaaccatgaattctgctctgtatcagagaattctacaggagaatgtcaggccatccatccatgatctgaagctgaagcgcagctgggtcatgcagcaagacaatgatccaaaacacacaagcaagaaTGATTGAACAACaacaaatttaaagttttggaatggcctagtcaaagtccagacctgagatgttgtggcaggacttgaaacaagcagtttatgctcaaaaacccacaaatgccactgagttgaagcagttctgcctgaaggagtgggccaaaattcctccacagcgctgtgagagactgatcaataactacaggaagcgtttggttgcagttattgctgctgaaggtagcataaccagttattgagtctaagggggagattactttttcacacgggggcattgggtgttgcataactttctttaaaaaaataaatgaaaagtatcaaaattgtgttaCTTGTTCACTCGggatcccttttatctaatattagattttggttgaagatctgataacaatcagtgtcaaaaatatgcaaaaacgcAGAAagtcagacaggggcaaatactttttcatggtactgtataacTTGGCAGGGAAGGGTAGGGGACTGGAGCACTGGATTACATGATTCTATCCATGGCTATCCCAGGATTACCCCTTTAAATAAGTGGTTGTTAAAATCCAGGTGGATTCACCAGTGTTGGAAAATACTCAAAATCTAGGGGTGGCTTACCCTGGCAGGATATAAGTTGATCAAATCAGCCTCTAAGTGTTTAAAGATAACAAGTCACAACTCTCATCAGCATAAAGCTTTCTTCACTATTTTCCTGGagatagttttgtttttcagacttTAGGATAAATCCACATATCTTCCCACCACACTATAGATTCAAGGGACTTGTGAGAAAGTTCTCATTCCAATGAAAGGTCTATAGGTTTGTCGTAGATCCTTAAAGAAGGTCGTTCTTTCTTAATTCTCAGGAATACCAAGAGAATCTAAAAACGAACAGagaaacatttcaatttttttttttttgtgttgtgtcttTCTTTGACTAAGATAACCAAGCCCCCCCAAACTTATTTCCTAACAATTGTTATTAATGGTATGTCTAGACAAACCCAGTGTCTAAGCAAGAATTCTGTAACCATTCTACGAGTAAAcgttttatttgtgcatatatgCACATTGCTACGAGTTTACCCCCACCCCTCTCCCACCCTTCTTTCAGCTGCTGGTCCTATCTGGGTGTTAATGGAGGCCCTCAGGACCTGTCTCTCCAATCTCCGGGCTGCATGTGGTCTGGAATCGCCACTCACGAGCTGATGCACGCTCTGGGCTTCGTCCACGAACAGTCCCGCTCTGACAGAGACAACTACGTAACTATAATGTGggacaacattttaaaaggttgcTGTTTCACATTAAAGTTTTTGGCTAAATTTAAATGCAAGTCTGTATTGAGGATTTGGAGGGTGTGATGTGATGCACAGAaccatataaatatttttattttttttggaattcaTAAAAAGCCTGAGGTTTAACACCTTGGAGTTGTCGGTTTCAGATACCTCTATAGTCTTCCCCCCTTACTGATAATGTACAATATACTGGTCCCATTAAAACCACTATAATGATGTAAACCACCAACACTTAACAAAACTCGATCAAGCGGCTATGCAGGACAATTGTAATTTATTACTAAATCCTGGGTAGAACAAATGGTTGAAGATTGAATCTGAACTCCCTTAGAAACATAATCTAGAACtatatttacagtgaaaaaagtGAGAAATTAAAAGTATTCAAACTGGGGTTTGGtttgaataaaacattaatatatacacCCCCCTTCTCCTCCAAAACAGATCGCGAGCATAATTTTGAAAAGTACAAGACTAACAACCTCAACACTGGATACGACTATGGATCCATTATGCATTACGGAAGGTGAGTCTTAAAGTACTATCTATTTGCACATTTAAACAGATCCGTTGTTGCACTCTCTCACACTTCCTCGGACTGCTGCAGACACTACAGTGGACGGTCAATGGGGATGTGGGCACATTCCTGTTCTCCGATGAATCAAGGGTCCAGCTCTGTTTCAGGGATGTGCTTGTTTAATCTTGTGCCGCAGGTTTGCTTTCTCCGAGGATGGTGCACCGACGATTATTCCAAAACCTGATCCACATGTACTAATTGGACAGAGAGATGGCCCTAGTGCTACTGACctcctgaaaataaataaactctacaGCTGTAGTGAGTATTAACATCTGAAAACATGtacacacaataacctgacaatTATAGTAAGAGTGTCTCTACTATTATTTGGTTCAATTCAACAATTTACAGTATTACCAAGTTATGGATACTACAGATTATATAAGACTCATGAaagcatgtattttattaaatcatttcTTCCCTACTAAAAGACATTTTCAACTTTGAAAGACAATATACCTCTAGAATACAAAAAGAGGTATCCAAACACTCATATACTCCAGTTGCATTTGTACTATTGGAGCTGGAACTTCTGCttaattttcaaatgaaaaatagaATTAAGTTGCAAATGCTGCAATAAATCatatatacaatacagtaaattaaCCAATTTAACAAATTATACTTTAAAATGTCACCATTCTTTATATTCTAGAATTTATTTGAAATTTGACTCATCTGAAGCCAATCTGTCCTGCCAAAACAAAACTCCactctctccctgcctgtctggGCCACACCCTAACCctgcacacacaacacattgGAAACTGTAGAATGAATGAATGGGGTCCCAATCCAGGCAACACAAGAAGAGATGAGGGGAGGAAGCTAGGTGCTTGCCAACAATGAACTGGGTCAGGATTAAATGGTTTTCACTCGAgtgacaaagaaaataatgtccgaaaaacaatataaaagcaaACCTGGCAGTGGTTCACATACAACCACTGCTATTCCTATTCCCAACAATCGGCATTAACGTATATTAATGAATACATCTTTCtatactgtaataatgttttttgttttgttcttttgaataGGCATGTAATGCAAAACAAGCCAACATGGGACTGACGTAACCTCCATtccaacaaaaaaactacaatccCTTCTCTGTAGAATATAGCGCTACACTTGCATTTGTGAATAAAGACTACACACAGAATTGTACTGTTGCCTAATTTGTGTACAAAGAGGAAGTTAAATTACTTGCAGTATTCTGCATTCCAGCTATATACATACAAAACGTCACCTGTAGCGACAGTGCAAGTGTGGTTTTCTGAGGGTTTGATGTGGACATGTTTATTCATGGTCTGCTATTTTCCCCACGTTTTTACAGTAAATCAAATTGAACTGAAAGCATCGCTGCACAAGACCACCAAACTCCCCTCCAACTCTCACCACCCCATACTGACTGGATGCAATTGTTTTAGAGCTTCATATGTTCTTGCtccacatacagtggctctcaagtattcaccccccttggacttttccacattttattgtgttacaacatggaattaaaatggatttgaatttggattttttgccactgatcaacacaaacattgctctaaattaattacaaatacaaaaccgaaaataattgattgcataagtattcacccccttgagtcaatatttggtagaggcacctttggtagcaataacagccatgagtctatttggataagtctctaccagctttgcacatctggacactgcaaggTTTGCcttttcttctttacaaaattgctcaagttctgtcaagttggatggggacctttggtaaacAGTAGTTTTCAACTCTCCACATATTCTCAGATGGACTGAGGttggggctttgactgggccactcccaggacattgacctttttgtttttatgccactccagtgtggctttggctgtatgtttgggtcattgtcctgctggaagatgaatctctCAAGTCCCAgctctcttgcagacttcagcaggttttcctccaggatttctctgtactttgctgcattcattttgccctctatcttcacaagctttccaggccccgacacagagaagcatccccatagcatgctgctgccacaaccgtgcttcacggtagggatggtgtactcaggatgatgtgcggtgttaggcttgcgccaaacagcgcttagcgttgaggccaaaaagctctattttggtctcagactacagaatcttcttccacttggtctcagagtctcccacatgccttctggcaaactctagcagagatttgatgcaagttgagagccactgtaatgcTAATTGTTCTGTGGTATTTAAATTGCAAATGATGGAACTCTCAGAAGAGACTGTACATTAGTTAgacataaaatttaaaaagtaagacAACAGGCCTAACTAATAAATACACCCACCTCAAAAAAGCGTTTTACTTGTACAAGTCTTGAAGAGAAGCATGTACAAAAAAGTTAGAGAATACTGTTGTACGTTTACTTTGCACTCATTCAGGTCAGTTTACAAACGCAGTTTGCTGAAATCATACCAAAACTACCTACAACTTTAGTAATTAACTACACATCTGGTACATTCATCACATTTAAGACATTAAATTTGACCACAAAAAAGAGAAAAGGttttctaaaaatatttatttgctttcTAGAAACATGgacagaaaaaacatttaaaaaactgtttacacCTCATCTGCCCTTCAAAGATTTTGGCTTAAAggacaatacaaacaaatacagtatatacaaaaatgtgCAGCAACCAGAAGATCTCGCATGAAAACAGTGAAAGTATTTAAAACACGctcaaaacacttttaaacaaaacatacatggTTTAAAAGGTGAAAGTGACCACCCGCTGTGGATAACTGCAAA from Polyodon spathula isolate WHYD16114869_AA chromosome 11, ASM1765450v1, whole genome shotgun sequence encodes the following:
- the LOC121323378 gene encoding high choriolytic enzyme 2, with amino-acid sequence MALEDRTAMDKILELNEYELTSNPAGLTFTEGDIVVPNKRSAITCTGNSCLWPKSVDGFVYVPYIISPQYNNRDRITIEIGMQDISTGTCIRFVPRTHQADYLDIQPRFGCWSYLGVNGGPQDLSLQSPGCMWSGIATHELMHALGFVHEQSRSDRDNYVTIMWDNILKDREHNFEKYKTNNLNTGYDYGSIMHYGRFAFSEDGAPTIIPKPDPHVLIGQRDGPSATDLLKINKLYSCSM